The following are from one region of the Staphylococcus argenteus genome:
- the isdC gene encoding heme uptake protein IsdC, whose amino-acid sequence MKNIVKVFNTTILALIIIIATFGNTANAAESGTLDYEVYKYNTNDTSIANDYFNKPAKYVKKNGKLYVQITVNHSHWITGMSIEGHKENIINKDTAKDEKTSEFEVSKLNGKIDGKIDVYINEKVNGKPFKYDHHYNITYKFNGPTDVASAGATSNDDKTSASGSDKGTEGATSGQNGSESSDKNKVENPQTNAGTPAYIYAIPVASLALLIAITLFVRKRAKGNVK is encoded by the coding sequence TTGAAAAATATTGTAAAAGTTTTTAATACAACTATTTTGGCATTAATTATTATCATCGCGACTTTTGGAAATACTGCTAATGCTGCTGAAAGTGGTACATTGGATTACGAGGTATATAAATACAACACAAATGATACATCGATAGCTAATGATTACTTTAATAAGCCAGCGAAATACGTTAAGAAAAATGGTAAATTATACGTTCAAATTACTGTTAATCATAGTCATTGGATTACTGGAATGAGTATTGAAGGTCATAAAGAAAATATTATTAACAAAGATACTGCCAAAGATGAAAAAACTTCAGAATTTGAAGTGAGTAAATTAAATGGAAAAATTGACGGAAAAATTGATGTTTATATCAATGAAAAAGTAAACGGTAAGCCATTTAAATATGACCATCATTATAATATTACATATAAATTTAATGGACCAACAGATGTAGCAAGTGCAGGCGCTACAAGTAACGACGACAAAACTTCTGCTTCAGGAAGTGACAAAGGAACAGAAGGGGCTACTTCTGGTCAAAACGGATCTGAGAGTTCAGATAAAAATAAAGTTGAGAATCCGCAAACAAATGCAGGTACACCAGCATACATATATGCAATTCCAGTCGCATCTTTAGCGCTATTAATCGCAATCACGTTGTTTGTCAGAAAAAGAGCTAAAGGCAACGTTAAATAA
- the isdE gene encoding heme ABC transporter substrate-binding protein IsdE — protein sequence MRIIKYLTILVISVVILTSCQSSNSKQTTKSGEFRIVPTTVALTMTLDKLDLPIVGKPTSYKTLPKRYKDVPEIGQPMEPNVEAVKKLNPTHVLSVTTIKDEMQPFYKQLNMKGYFYDFDSLKGMQESITQLGKQFDRQEQAAKLNNHLNTVKQTIENKAAKQKKHPKVLILMGVPGSYLVATDKSYIGDLVKIAGGENVIKVKDRQYISSNTENLLNIDPDIILRLPHGMPEEVKKMFQKEFKQNDIWKHFKAVKNNRVYDLEEVPFGITANVDADEAMMQLYDLFYKDKK from the coding sequence TTGAGAATCATAAAATATTTAACAATTTTAGTGATTAGTGTAGTTATCTTAACAAGCTGTCAATCTTCAAATTCTAAGCAAACAACGAAATCTGGTGAATTTCGAATCGTACCGACTACTGTAGCGTTAACAATGACGCTAGATAAATTAGATTTACCAATTGTCGGCAAACCAACGTCATATAAAACTTTGCCAAAACGATATAAAGATGTGCCGGAAATTGGTCAACCCATGGAACCGAATGTTGAAGCGGTTAAAAAATTAAATCCTACCCATGTTTTAAGTGTGACAACAATTAAAGATGAAATGCAACCATTTTATAAACAATTGAATATGAAAGGTTATTTTTATGATTTCGATAGTTTAAAAGGTATGCAAGAATCAATAACACAACTTGGGAAACAATTTGATCGACAAGAACAAGCAGCAAAATTAAACAATCATTTAAACACTGTTAAACAGACGATTGAAAATAAAGCAGCGAAACAAAAGAAACACCCTAAAGTTTTAATTTTAATGGGTGTGCCTGGTAGTTATTTAGTTGCAACGGATAAATCATACATTGGGGATTTAGTGAAAATTGCTGGTGGTGAAAATGTTATCAAAGTGAAAGACCGACAATATATTTCATCTAATACTGAGAATTTACTTAATATTGATCCAGATATAATTTTAAGATTACCACATGGTATGCCTGAAGAGGTAAAGAAAATGTTCCAAAAAGAATTTAAACAAAATGATATTTGGAAACATTTTAAAGCAGTTAAAAATAATCGAGTTTATGATTTAGAAGAAGTACCATTTGGTATTACAGCAAATGTAGATGCTGATGAAGCAATGATGCAACTGTATGATTTATTTTATAAAGACAAAAAGTAA
- the isdF gene encoding hemin ABC transporter permease protein IsdF, producing the protein MIKHNKKLLFICLFIVLIITAYISFITGTIKLSFNDFVVKFTTGENATLDSIIDLRLPRILIAIMVGAMLAVSGALLQAALQNPLAEANIIGVSSGALIMRALCMLFIPQLYFYLPILSFIGGVVPFLIIIILHAKFRFNAVSMILVGVALFVLLNGILEILTQNPLMKIPQGLTMKIWSDVYILAVSAFVGIILTLLISNKLNLLNLDDVQARSIGFNIDRYRWITGLLAVFLASATVAIVGQIAFLGIIVPHVVRKIVGGNYKVLIPFSTVIGAWLLLIADLLGRVIQPPLEIPANAILMIVGGPMLIYLICKGQRNRI; encoded by the coding sequence ATGATAAAACACAATAAAAAATTATTATTTATATGTCTGTTTATCGTGCTAATTATAACAGCATATATTTCATTTATAACCGGTACAATAAAGCTATCATTTAATGATTTTGTAGTTAAATTTACAACAGGTGAAAATGCAACATTAGATTCGATAATTGATTTACGATTACCGAGGATCCTAATTGCAATAATGGTTGGTGCAATGTTAGCTGTATCAGGCGCATTGTTACAAGCAGCACTGCAAAATCCGCTAGCGGAGGCAAACATTATTGGTGTTTCATCTGGTGCATTAATCATGAGAGCACTATGTATGTTATTCATTCCGCAATTATATTTTTATCTACCAATACTAAGCTTTATAGGCGGAGTAGTTCCATTTTTAATTATTATCATCTTGCATGCTAAATTCAGGTTTAATGCTGTAAGTATGATATTAGTTGGAGTTGCACTATTTGTCTTATTAAATGGAATTTTAGAAATCTTAACTCAAAATCCTTTAATGAAAATACCTCAAGGCTTAACGATGAAAATTTGGAGTGATGTTTATATCTTAGCTGTGTCAGCGTTTGTAGGAATAATTCTAACTTTATTGATTTCAAATAAATTGAATTTGTTAAATTTAGATGATGTTCAAGCACGTAGCATAGGTTTTAATATTGACCGATACCGATGGATAACAGGTTTGTTAGCGGTATTTCTGGCAAGTGCAACGGTCGCTATTGTTGGACAAATAGCATTTTTAGGTATTATTGTGCCACATGTCGTTCGTAAAATCGTTGGGGGTAATTATAAAGTGCTGATTCCTTTCTCAACAGTTATCGGCGCGTGGTTATTATTAATTGCTGATTTATTGGGGCGTGTCATTCAGCCTCCTTTAGAAATTCCGGCAAATGCCATCTTGATGATTGTCGGCGGTCCGATGCTTATTTATTTAATTTGTAAGGGACAACGAAACCGTATTTAA
- the srtB gene encoding class B sortase, whose translation MKMKRFLSIVQILLIIIIIIFGYKIAQTYIEDKQERANYEKLQQKFQTLATKHQASVRPQFEELEKVNKDIVGWIKLPGTSLNYPVLQGKTNHEYLNLDFEREHRRKGSIFMDYRNTLQSLNYNTILYGHHVGDNTMFDVLEDYLKQSFFERHKTIEFDNKYGKYQLQVFSAYKTTTKDNYIRTTFDSDQDYQHFLNETKRKSVIKSDVNISVKDKIMTLSTCEDAYSETAKRIVVVAKIIKVS comes from the coding sequence ATGAAAATGAAACGATTTTTAAGTATAGTGCAAATACTTCTAATTATAATTATCATTATTTTCGGTTATAAAATTGCCCAAACATATATAGAAGATAAACAAGAACGTGCGAATTATGAGAAATTACAGCAGAAATTTCAAACGTTGGCAACTAAACATCAAGCATCTGTAAGGCCACAATTTGAAGAACTTGAAAAAGTAAATAAAGATATTGTAGGTTGGATAAAATTACCAGGAACATCTTTAAACTATCCAGTACTCCAAGGTAAAACAAATCATGAATACTTAAATTTAGACTTTGAACGTGAGCATCGCCGTAAAGGTAGTATTTTTATGGACTATAGAAATACATTACAATCGTTAAATTATAATACGATTCTTTATGGACATCATGTTGGAGATAATACAATGTTTGATGTGTTAGAAGACTATTTAAAACAATCTTTTTTTGAGAGACATAAAACAATTGAATTTGATAACAAATATGGCAAATATCAATTACAAGTATTTAGCGCTTATAAGACGACAACTAAAGACAATTATATCCGCACAACATTTGACAGTGATCAAGATTATCAACATTTTTTAAATGAAACCAAACGGAAATCTGTTATTAAATCAGATGTAAACATATCAGTAAAAGATAAAATAATGACATTATCAACATGCGAAGATGCATATAGCGAAACGGCGAAACGTATTGTTGTAGTCGCAAAAATAATTAAAGTAAGTTAA
- the isdG gene encoding staphylobilin-forming heme oxygenase IsdG yields the protein MKFMAENRLTLTKGTAKDIIERFYTRHGIETLDGFDGMFVTQTLEEEEFDEVKILTVWKSKQAFTDWLKSDVFKAAHKHVRSKNEDESSPIINNKVITYDIGYSYMK from the coding sequence ATGAAATTTATGGCAGAAAATAGGCTAACGTTAACAAAAGGGACAGCAAAAGACATTATTGAAAGATTTTATACGAGACACGGAATCGAAACATTAGATGGTTTCGATGGGATGTTTGTTACACAAACTTTAGAGGAAGAAGAGTTTGATGAAGTTAAAATTTTAACAGTTTGGAAATCAAAGCAAGCTTTTACAGATTGGTTAAAATCAGATGTCTTTAAAGCAGCACATAAACATGTGCGAAGTAAAAATGAAGATGAAAGCAGTCCAATCATTAATAACAAAGTTATTACTTATGACATTGGATATAGTTATATGAAATAA
- a CDS encoding TrmH family RNA methyltransferase: MEQITSAQNNRIKQANKLKKKRERDKTGLALIEGVHLIEEAHQSGIVITQLFAIEPARLDQQIIEYAQEVFEINMKVAESLSGTVTPQGFFAIIEKPQYDISQAQQVLLIDRVQDPGNLGTLIRTADAAGIDAVIMEKGTTDPYQDKVLRASQGSVFHLPVLTQDLTTFIAQFDGPVYGTALENAVAYKEVSTSDSFALLLGNEGEGVNPELLAHTTQNLIIPIYGKAESLNVAIAGSILLYHLKG, translated from the coding sequence ATGGAACAAATTACTTCTGCTCAAAATAATAGAATTAAACAAGCGAATAAATTAAAAAAGAAGCGCGAACGAGATAAAACAGGATTAGCTTTAATTGAAGGTGTGCATTTAATTGAAGAAGCTCATCAAAGTGGTATCGTCATTACGCAATTATTCGCGATTGAACCTGCAAGATTAGATCAACAAATCATTGAATACGCACAAGAAGTTTTTGAAATTAATATGAAAGTCGCTGAATCACTATCAGGTACAGTAACACCACAAGGTTTTTTCGCAATAATTGAAAAGCCACAATATGATATTTCACAAGCCCAACAAGTGCTATTAATCGATCGTGTTCAAGATCCTGGAAATTTAGGAACATTAATTAGAACAGCTGATGCGGCAGGAATAGATGCAGTAATAATGGAAAAAGGTACAACAGATCCATATCAAGATAAAGTTTTAAGAGCTAGTCAAGGTAGCGTATTCCATTTGCCTGTCTTAACGCAAGATCTTACTACGTTTATTGCTCAATTTGATGGTCCAGTATATGGCACGGCACTTGAAAATGCAGTAGCATATAAAGAAGTTTCTACAAGTGATTCATTTGCATTGCTATTAGGAAATGAGGGTGAAGGTGTTAATCCAGAGTTATTAGCACATACAACACAAAATTTAATCATTCCAATTTATGGTAAAGCTGAAAGTTTAAATGTGGCAATCGCCGGTAGTATTTTACTTTATCATTTGAAAGGTTGA
- the pheS gene encoding phenylalanine--tRNA ligase subunit alpha, with protein MSEQQTMSELKQQALVDINEANDERALQEVKVKYLGKKGSVSGLMKLMKDLPNEEKPAFGQKVNELRQTIQNELDERQQMLVKEKLNKQLAEETIDVSLPGRHIEIGSKHPLTRTIEEIEDLFLGLGYEIVNGFEVEQDHYNFEMLNLPKSHPARDMQDSFYITDEILLRTHTSPVQARTMESRNGQGPVKIICPGKVYRRDSDDATHSHQFTQIEGLVVDKNVKMSDLKGTLELLAKKLFGADREIRLRPSYFPFTEPSVEVDVSCFKCKGKGCNVCKHTGWIEILGAGMVHPNVLEMAGFDSTEYSGFAFGMGPDRIAMLKYGIEDIRHFYTNDVRFLDQFKAVEDRGDM; from the coding sequence ATGTCTGAACAACAAACAATGTCAGAGTTAAAACAACAAGCGCTTGTTGATATTAACGAAGCGAATGATGAACGTGCACTGCAAGAAGTTAAAGTGAAGTACTTAGGTAAAAAAGGATCAGTTAGTGGCTTAATGAAATTGATGAAAGACTTACCTAATGAAGAGAAGCCGGCTTTCGGTCAAAAAGTTAACGAATTGCGCCAAACAATTCAAAATGAATTAGATGAAAGACAACAAATGCTAGTTAAAGAAAAGTTGAACAAGCAATTGGCTGAAGAAACCATTGATGTATCATTACCTGGTCGTCATATTGAAATAGGTTCAAAACATCCATTAACAAGAACAATTGAAGAAATTGAAGACTTATTCTTAGGATTAGGTTATGAAATTGTTAATGGTTTCGAAGTTGAACAAGATCATTATAACTTTGAGATGTTGAATTTACCGAAATCACATCCTGCTCGTGACATGCAAGATAGTTTCTACATTACTGATGAGATTTTACTACGTACCCATACATCACCTGTTCAAGCGCGTACAATGGAATCACGTAATGGTCAAGGTCCAGTTAAAATTATCTGTCCAGGTAAAGTGTATCGTCGTGACTCTGATGATGCGACACATAGTCATCAATTTACACAAATTGAAGGATTAGTAGTCGATAAAAATGTTAAGATGAGTGACTTAAAAGGTACACTAGAATTGCTGGCGAAAAAATTATTCGGTGCTGATCGTGAAATTCGTTTACGCCCAAGTTACTTCCCATTCACTGAGCCATCAGTTGAAGTAGATGTATCATGTTTCAAATGTAAAGGTAAAGGTTGCAATGTTTGTAAACATACTGGATGGATTGAAATTTTAGGCGCTGGTATGGTACACCCTAATGTACTAGAAATGGCAGGATTTGATTCTACAGAATACTCAGGATTCGCATTTGGTATGGGACCAGACCGTATTGCTATGTTGAAATATGGAATTGAAGATATTCGTCATTTCTATACAAATGATGTGAGATTTTTAGATCAATTTAAAGCAGTAGAAGATAGAGGTGACATGTAA
- the pheT gene encoding phenylalanine--tRNA ligase subunit beta, with translation MLISNEWLKEYVTVNDSVSNLAERITRTGIEVDDLIDYTKDIKNLVVGYVESKAKHPDADKLNVCQVDIGEEEPVQIVCGAPNVDAGQYVIVAKVGGRLPGGIKIKRAKLRGERSEGMICSLQEIGISSNYVPKNYESGIYVFNEKQVPGSDALEALYLNDQVMEFDLTPNRADALSMIGTAYEVAALYNTKMTKPETASNELDLSANDELTVKIENEEKVPYYSARVVHDVTIAPSPIWMQARLIKAGIRPINNVVDISNYVLLEYGQPLHMFDQDAIGSQQIVVRQANEGEKMTTLDNVERNLLTSDIVITNGQTPIALAGVMGGDFSEVKDHTTNIVVEGAIFDPVSIRHTSRRLNLRSESSSRFEKGIATEFVNEAVDRACYLLQTYANGKVLKDTVASGNLGALITPIDITAEKINRTIGFDLTQSDIVTIFNQLGFETNLNGDVITVKVPSRRKDITIKEDLIEEVARIYGYDDIPSTLPVFDKVTSGQLTDRQYKTRMVKEVLEGAGLDQAITYSLVSKENATAFAMQQRETIDLLMPMSEAHSSLRQSLLPHLIEAASYNVARKNKDVKLFEIGNVFFANGEGKLPDQVEYLSGILTGDYVVNQWQGKKEVVDFYLAKGVVDRVAEKLNLVFEYRRANIDGLHPGRTAEILLDNEVVGFIGELHPTLAADNDLKRTYVFELNFDVLMSVPVGYINYQPIPRFPGMSRDIAMEVDQNIPAADLLATIHEHGGKILHDTLVFDVYQGDHLEKGKKSIAIRLNYLDTEETLTDERVSKVQDKIEAALIEQGAVIR, from the coding sequence ATGTTGATATCAAACGAATGGTTGAAAGAATATGTAACAGTAAATGATTCTGTTTCTAATTTAGCAGAACGTATTACACGTACAGGAATAGAAGTTGATGATTTAATTGACTACACTAAAGATATTAAAAACTTAGTCGTAGGATATGTTGAGTCAAAAGCAAAGCATCCTGATGCTGATAAATTAAATGTGTGTCAAGTAGATATCGGTGAGGAAGAACCAGTACAAATTGTATGTGGTGCACCGAATGTTGATGCAGGACAGTATGTTATAGTTGCAAAAGTTGGTGGCAGATTACCTGGTGGTATTAAAATTAAACGTGCCAAATTACGTGGTGAGCGTTCAGAAGGTATGATTTGTTCACTTCAAGAAATTGGAATCTCTAGTAATTATGTACCTAAAAATTATGAATCTGGCATTTACGTATTTAATGAAAAACAAGTTCCAGGGTCAGATGCATTGGAAGCTTTATATTTAAATGACCAAGTAATGGAATTTGATTTAACACCAAACAGAGCTGATGCATTAAGTATGATTGGTACGGCATATGAAGTTGCTGCATTATATAATACAAAAATGACGAAGCCAGAGACAGCATCAAATGAGCTTGATTTATCTGCAAATGATGAATTGACTGTGAAGATTGAAAATGAAGAAAAAGTACCATATTATAGTGCGCGTGTTGTTCATGATGTCACAATTGCTCCTTCACCGATATGGATGCAAGCGAGACTTATAAAAGCCGGTATCCGTCCGATTAATAATGTTGTCGACATTTCTAATTATGTGCTATTGGAATACGGTCAACCATTACATATGTTTGACCAAGATGCGATAGGATCACAACAAATCGTTGTACGTCAAGCTAATGAAGGCGAAAAAATGACAACATTAGATAATGTAGAGCGTAATTTATTAACAAGCGATATCGTTATTACAAACGGTCAGACACCAATTGCTTTAGCAGGTGTAATGGGTGGCGACTTCTCTGAAGTTAAAGATCACACGACTAATATTGTTGTAGAAGGTGCAATTTTTGATCCTGTTTCAATTCGTCATACTTCAAGACGTTTAAATTTACGTAGTGAGTCATCAAGTCGTTTTGAAAAAGGTATTGCGACAGAATTTGTAAACGAAGCCGTTGACAGAGCGTGTTATTTATTACAAACATACGCAAACGGTAAAGTATTAAAAGATACTGTGGCATCTGGAAATCTAGGTGCTTTAATCACACCTATCGATATTACTGCTGAAAAAATTAATCGAACAATTGGTTTTGATTTGACGCAAAGTGATATTGTGACTATTTTTAATCAATTAGGGTTTGAAACTAATTTAAATGGCGATGTGATTACTGTAAAAGTGCCATCACGTCGTAAAGATATTACGATTAAAGAAGATTTAATTGAAGAAGTTGCACGTATTTATGGTTATGATGACATTCCTTCAACATTACCAGTATTTGATAAAGTAACGAGCGGACAGTTAACGGATCGTCAATATAAAACAAGAATGGTTAAAGAAGTCTTAGAAGGTGCTGGATTAGATCAAGCGATTACGTATTCATTAGTATCGAAAGAAAATGCAACAGCATTTGCGATGCAACAACGTGAGACGATTGATTTATTAATGCCAATGAGTGAGGCACATTCTTCACTACGACAAAGTTTATTACCACACTTAATTGAAGCGGCTTCTTATAATGTGGCGCGTAAAAATAAAGATGTAAAATTATTTGAAATTGGAAATGTCTTCTTTGCAAATGGCGAAGGGAAATTACCAGATCAAGTTGAATATTTGAGTGGTATATTAACAGGTGATTATGTTGTGAACCAATGGCAAGGGAAGAAAGAGGTTGTCGATTTTTATTTAGCGAAAGGTGTTGTAGATCGAGTAGCTGAAAAATTAAACCTTGTTTTTGAATATCGTCGAGCGAATATTGATGGCTTGCACCCTGGTCGCACTGCTGAAATTTTATTAGATAATGAAGTAGTTGGGTTTATCGGTGAATTACATCCTACTTTAGCTGCTGATAATGATTTGAAACGCACATATGTTTTTGAATTGAACTTTGATGTGTTAATGTCAGTACCTGTTGGTTACATTAACTATCAGCCTATACCTAGATTCCCAGGCATGTCTCGTGATATTGCTATGGAAGTGGATCAAAATATTCCAGCAGCTGATTTATTAGCTACGATTCATGAACATGGTGGGAAAATTTTACATGATACACTTGTATTTGATGTATACCAAGGTGATCATTTAGAAAAAGGTAAGAAATCTATTGCGATACGTTTGAATTATTTAGATACAGAGGAAACATTAACAGATGAACGTGTTTCTAAAGTACAAGATAAAATTGAAGCAGCTTTAATTGAGCAAGGTGCTGTTATCAGATAA
- the rnhC gene encoding ribonuclease HIII has protein sequence MANIVFKLSDKDIATLMSRISFDTEQLPQGMKARSKHQNTTINIYNSGKVMFQGNNAETVAKELLPNYSQVNTTKSSKKTNSKADIDITLKYNQYNCIGSDEAGSGDYFGPLTVCAAYVSKEHIPILKTLGVDDSKKLTDVKIVELAEQLVTFIPHSLLTLHNDKYNIQQAKGWTQVKMKAVLHNEAIKNVLGKIETSELDYIVIDQFAKREVYSHYALSDVPLPKQTKFETKGESKSLAIAVASIISRYAFVTYMDQISKNINMTIPKGAGAKVDLVAAKIIKKYGISRLDAISKKHFKNREKAQKILKPL, from the coding sequence ATGGCGAATATCGTATTCAAACTGTCAGACAAAGATATAGCAACATTAATGTCACGCATATCGTTTGATACTGAGCAATTACCACAAGGTATGAAAGCACGTAGTAAACATCAAAATACAACTATAAATATTTACAACTCAGGTAAAGTGATGTTTCAAGGTAACAATGCAGAAACTGTCGCTAAAGAACTACTACCAAATTATTCACAAGTAAATACAACTAAAAGTTCCAAGAAGACAAATTCTAAAGCTGATATTGATATTACTTTAAAATATAACCAATATAACTGTATCGGAAGTGATGAAGCCGGTAGTGGTGATTATTTTGGACCTTTAACTGTATGTGCTGCGTATGTTTCAAAAGAGCATATTCCTATTTTAAAAACATTAGGTGTAGATGATTCCAAAAAATTAACCGATGTTAAAATCGTGGAACTTGCAGAACAATTGGTTACTTTTATTCCACATTCTTTGCTGACATTACATAATGATAAATACAATATTCAGCAAGCAAAAGGCTGGACGCAAGTAAAAATGAAAGCTGTACTACATAATGAAGCGATAAAAAATGTACTCGGTAAAATCGAGACTTCTGAGTTAGATTATATTGTCATTGATCAATTTGCAAAACGAGAAGTATATAGTCATTATGCTTTATCAGATGTACCATTACCAAAACAAACTAAGTTTGAGACTAAAGGCGAATCAAAGTCACTTGCGATAGCAGTTGCAAGTATCATTTCACGTTATGCATTTGTGACATATATGGATCAAATTTCAAAAAATATTAATATGACAATACCTAAAGGTGCCGGTGCCAAAGTAGATTTAGTCGCTGCTAAAATAATAAAAAAATATGGTATTTCACGATTAGATGCAATATCAAAAAAGCATTTCAAAAACCGTGAAAAAGCCCAAAAAATTTTAAAGCCTCTTTGA
- a CDS encoding CvpA family protein, whose product MVIDFIIILIFTFFVIIGFRRGFWLSLIHFSATIVSLWIANQFYKSIVERLIVFIPYPKTAAFSTKFAFHFNHLQFRFEAIVAFLLIALLCKFILYLIIVTFDKIIAYQNIHIFSRAMGMVAGVLMAILFLNFTLYLLALYPNEALQHQLKISIVSHSLIYHIPYLSAFTINL is encoded by the coding sequence ATGGTCATCGATTTTATAATAATCCTTATCTTTACTTTCTTTGTAATCATTGGATTCAGACGTGGTTTTTGGTTATCTTTAATACACTTTAGTGCGACAATAGTATCTTTATGGATTGCCAATCAATTTTATAAATCAATTGTAGAACGATTAATTGTTTTTATCCCATATCCAAAAACGGCAGCATTTAGTACTAAATTTGCGTTTCATTTTAATCATCTACAATTTCGATTTGAAGCGATTGTTGCGTTCTTATTAATTGCATTACTTTGCAAGTTCATTTTATATCTAATTATCGTAACTTTTGATAAAATAATAGCGTATCAAAACATTCATATTTTTAGTCGTGCAATGGGTATGGTTGCAGGAGTATTAATGGCGATTTTATTCTTGAACTTCACACTTTATTTACTTGCATTGTACCCAAATGAAGCGTTACAACATCAACTTAAAATATCAATAGTAAGTCATTCGTTGATATATCACATACCGTATTTATCGGCATTCACAATCAATTTATAA